One part of the Lotus japonicus ecotype B-129 chromosome 2, LjGifu_v1.2 genome encodes these proteins:
- the LOC130737159 gene encoding uncharacterized protein LOC130737159 produces MAGRGRPANINADLAAALNGLTEVLRAQAQFMQGAHVAPGGEHRGLDKFLKRDPPTFKGEYNPDGAYKWMTQVEKILNSMNCTDNQKVNYASYLLEGEAETWWAQVKPRMIQVNLMTWIEFKRVFLEKYFPEDVKARKEVEFLELKQGNMTIGQYAVKFEELAQFHPSYRDAANENSKCIKFENGLRPDIKAAIGYQQIRNFYTLVDKCRIFENDDKQRKEYLKTLGPQKNFRGGIDKKKPVQKAFRSQSSSSSEKNKILRYQPQNPPRCYNCGGNHYRKA; encoded by the coding sequence ATGGCTGGTAGAGGTAGACCTGCAAACATTAACGCCGATCTTGCTGCCGCTCTAAATGGTCTAACTGAAGTTTTAAGGGCACAGGCACAGTTCATGCAAGGGGCTCATGTTGCTCCAGGAGGAGAACATCGTGGACTTGATAAATTTTTGAAACGGGACCCTCCAACTTTCAAAGGGGAGTACAATCCTGACGGAGCTTATAAATGGATGACCCAAGTAGAAAAGATTCTCAACTCGATGAACTGCACCGATAATCAGAAGGTGAATTATGCCAGTTATCTGCTAGAGGGAGAAGCTGAAACCTGGTGGGCCCAGGTTAAACCAAGGATGATCCAAGTTAACCTGATGACTTGGATAGAGTTTAAAAGAGTATTCCTGGAGAAATACTTCCCTGAAGACGTCAAGGCTCGAAAggaagttgaatttttggagcTGAAACAGGGAAATATGACTATTGGGCAATATGCAGTTAAATTCGAGGAACTGGCTCAATTTCATCCCTCGTACCGCGATGCTGCAAATGAAAACTCCAAATGTATTAAGTTTGAAAACGGATTGAGGCCAGACATCAAAGCTGCCATTGGGTACCAGCAGATTCGAAATTTTTATACGTTGGTAGACAAATGCCGCATATTCGAGAATGACGACAAACAGAGAAAGGAGTACCTTAAAACCCTCGGCCCTCAGAAGAACTTTCGAGGAGGAATTGATAAAAAGAAACCAGTCCAAAAAGCCTTCCGATCGCAAAGCTCTTCTTCTAGTGAGAAAAACAAAATCCTGAGATACCAGCCGCAAAATCCTCCCCGATGTTACAACTGTGGAGGAAACCATTACCGGAAGGCATGA